The following are encoded together in the Oncorhynchus masou masou isolate Uvic2021 chromosome 5, UVic_Omas_1.1, whole genome shotgun sequence genome:
- the mst1rb gene encoding macrophage-stimulating protein receptor isoform X3: protein MRRYREVVLECRFEPKRRRRRNTVSGSEAFKDVVYNVVQAAHFGKAGRELADELGAEEEDDILYGVFAVTDDNGVTEHDSALCAFPMDNVNKAIDDGVDDCCKSGPEQLSRGLCHFQACESCPHESMENNATCRDHPSMVSKPYYRVDLFNKQMNDVLLTSLLVTTIENKTVAHIGTSTGRLLQLVLRRSSPTIFANYTLVENQRVSSIAAVYSSESLLFVVGDKVIQVPQRGPGCQHFMTCAMCLMAPEFMGCGWCSGVCSWKEECSGRWRNESCPPGITGFFPKMAPPDGQSELTLCGWEFQSPLRPAISSRTHLVRLGQTACAVLPLKSNNTHLVCKILSGAIELSKPVNITVEVQEGKVEGRYSIDGNAEMPGFTFVIPNITEIQPNYGPRVGGTLITVTGPHLDAGKTRRVTLNGEPCPITSVTAPRGNMSSIICLSQPISEVRDVPLSVFIDKSPVLTTKVFYYKENPEVTAVLPDCSFDRGSKIIIEGKNLDSVYRTIIRFRPNESHLKPVTRECKGKSLPTRMECITPAFPREETEEGELSFDMDGAVGLWNGEFSYHPYGEPIPFETDGHVLRLYAGQDEVSLHHQKLNLVSSCMTITMTVGGVDCDAKVLDNEITCRIPRNVTISGLPVKISINGQVHNVGTVVLVSNHYMVGIVLGILGALVAGAVLAFVVMKHLRKQKKASQVETRLAHNHNHPGSSSVELSPVGDYRRGTLTFPLTTLLVLPQRPSLALGSTVVFPSPAYAAGSMDPTLTPLMPPEKISISSFRPELLEEVKDVLIPADMLIVQHHQIIGKGHFGTVYHGYFTDHNNREIHCAVKSLNRITDVEEVEQFLKEGILMKGFHHTNVLSLLGILLPQEGLPLVVLPYMKHGDLRHFIRCEKRNPTVKDLIGFGLQVAKGMEYLAHMKFVHRDLAARNCMLDESYTVKVADFGMARDVFDKEYYSVQDHRKAKLPVKWMAIESLQTQKFTAKSDVWSFGVLIWEMLTRGASPYPEVDPYDITHYLLKGRRLPQPQFCPDPLYAIMLQCWDPDPEMRPSFATLVSAVLTILSDLEGEHYISLKVTYVNLDQPRPYPALTESADECDSSDTEDTRSMSS, encoded by the exons ATGAGAAGGTACCGGGAGGTGGTTCTGGAGTGCCGTTTCGAACCcaagcggaggaggaggaggaacacggTGAGCGGGAGTGAGGCCTTTAAGGATGTGGTTTACAATGTGGTGCAGGCAGCCCACTTTGGGAAGGCAGGCAGGGAGCTGGCAGATGAACTAGGGGCAGAGGAAGAGGATGACATCCTGTATGGAGTGTTCGCTGTCACAGATGACAACGGGGTCACAGAGCACGACTCAGCCCTCTGTGCCTTTCCCATGGACAACGTGAACAAGGCTATCGATGACGGGGTGGATGACTGCTGTAAGTCCGGCCCAGAGCAGCTGTCCCGGGGACTGTGCCACTTCCAGGCCTGCGAGAGCTGTCCTCATGAG AGCATGGAGAACAACGCCACCTGCAGGGACCACCCCAGCATGGTGTCTAAGCCTTATTACAGAGTGGACCTCTTCAACAAGCAGATGAATGATGTCCTGCTCACCTCACTGCTGGTCACCACCATTGAGAACAAGACCGTGGCACACATTGGCACCTCCACTGGACGGCTCCTGCAG CTTGTTTTGAGAAGATCAAGCCCTACTATCTTTGCTAATTACACCTTGGTAGAGAACCAGAGGGTCTCCTCCATTGCTGCTGTGTACTCGTCAGAATCTCTACTGTTTGTGGTTGGAGACAAG GTGATCCAGGTGCCTCAGAGGGGGCCAGGCTGCCAGCACTTCATGACCTGTGCAATGTGCCTGATGGCCCCTGAGTTCATGGGCTGTGGCTGGTGCTCTGGAGTGTGCTCTTGGAAGGAGGAGTGCAGTGGCCGCTGGAGGAATGAGTCTTGCCCCCCTGGTATCACCGGG TTCTTCCCCAAGATGGCTCCCCCTGATGGTCAGTCAGAGCTGACTCTGTGTGGCTGGGAGTTCCAGTCTCCCCTGAGGCCTGCCATCAGCTCCAGAACCCACCTGGTCAGACTGGGACAGACAGCCTGTGCTGTGCTGCCACTGAAGAGCAACAACACACA CCTGGTGTGTAAGATTCTCTCTGGGGCCATTGAGCTGTCCAAACCAGTTAACATCACTGTAGAGGTGCAAGAGGGGAAAGTGGAGGGCCGCTACTCCATCGACGGGAACGCAGAGATGCCAGGATTTACCTTTGTG ATTCCCAACATCACAGAGATCCAGCCCAACTACGGGCCTCGTGTTGGGGGAACTCTGATCACTGTGACTGGGCCTCACCTGGACGCTGGGAAGACCAGAAGGGTCACTCTGAATGGAGAGCCCTGCCCAATCACCAG TGTCACAGCACCCAGAGGGAACATGTCCTCCATCATCTGTCTGTCTCAGCCCATCTCGGAGGTGAGGGACGTCCCCCTCAGTGTGTTCATAGACAAGTCCCCCGTCCTCACCACCAAGGTCTTCTACTACAAAGAGAACCCCGAGGTCACAGCCGTCCTCCCAGACTGTAGTTTTGACAG GGGGTCAAAGATAATCATTGAGGGGAAGAACTTGGACTCTGTATACAGGACCATCATTCGCTTTAGGCCCAATGAGAGCCACCTGAAGCCTGTCACCAGA GAGTGCAAAGGCAAGTCGTTGCCCACACGGATGGAGTGCATAACCCCTGCTTTCCCCcgggaagagacagaggaaggggagCTCTCCTTTGATATGGATGGAGCTGTTGGACTGTGGAATGGAGAGTTCTCCTACCACCCCTATGGCGAGCCAATACCCTTTGAAACTGACGGCCATGTACTTAGGCTGTATGCTGGACAAGATGAAGTGTCACTACAT CACCAGAAACTGAATCTTGTGAGTTCCTGCATGACAATCACTATGACAGTGGGAGGAGTGGATTGTGACGCGAAAGTTCTGGACAATGAAATCACCTGCAGGATCCCTAGAAACGTAACCATCAGTGGACTGCCTGTGAAG ATTTCCATCAATGGGCAGGTTCACAATGTTGGGACAGTGGTCCTGGTCAGTAACCACTACATGGTGGGCATcgtactggggatactgggggcCCTGGTGGCGGGGGCCGTGCTGGCCTTCGTAGTCATGAAGCACCTGAGGAAGCAGAAGAAAG CCTCTCAGGTGGAGACCCGTTTGGCTCATAACCACAACCACCCCGGCAGCAGTAGTGTGGAACTGTCACCTGTAGGGGACTACAGAAGAG GAACTCTGACCTTCCCCCTCACCACTCTATTAGTCCTGCCTCAGAGGCCAAGTTTGGCTCTGGGAAGCACAGTGGTGTTCCCCAGCCCGGCCTATGCTGCAGGCAGCATGGACCCCACCCTCACCCCCCTCATGCCCCCTGAGAAGATCTCCATCTCcagctttagaccagagctcctGGAGGAGGTGAAGGACGTACTGATCCCAGCAGACATGCTCATCGTCCAGCACCACCAGATCATCGGCAAGG GTCATTTTGGCACAGTTTACCATGGCTACTTCACAGACCATAACAACAGAGAAATCCACTGTGCAGTCAAGTCATTGAACA GGATAACAGATGTAGAAGAGGTAGAGCAGTTTCTAAAGGAGGGCATCTTGATGAAGGGGTTCCATCACaccaatgttctctctctgctgggcATCCTGTTGCCTCAGGAGGGGCTCCCCCTGGTGGTACTACCTTATATGAAGCACGGGGACCTCCGCCACTTTATACGCTGTGAGAAAAGG AACCCCACGGTGAAAGACCTGATTGGCTTTGGGCTTCAGGTTGCCAAGGGGATGGAGTACTTAGCACATATGAAGTTTGTGCACAGAGACCTCGCAGCACGCAACTGCAT GCTGGATGAGTCGTACACAGTGAAGGTGGCAGACTTCGGCATGGCCAGGGATGTGTTCGATAAGGAGTACTACAGTGTCCAGGACCACAGGAAGGCCAAGCTACCAGTCAAGTGGATGGCCATTGAGAGCCTACAGACACAGAAATTCACTGCCAAGTCAGATGTA TGGTCCTTTGGGGTGTTGATATGGGAGATGTTAACCAGAGGAGCAAGCCCCTACCCAGAGGTGGACCCCTATGACATCACACATTACCTGCTGAAGGGCAGGAGACTCCCCCAACCACAGTTCTGTCCTGACCCTTT GTATGCCATCATGCTGCAGTGCTGGGACCCAGACCCAGAGATGAGACCCAGCTTCGCAACGCTGGTATCTGCTGTCCTGACCATCCTGTCTGACCTTGAGGGGGAGCACTACATCAGCCTGAAGGTCACCTACGTCAATCTGGACCAGCCACGCCCCTACCCTGCCCTCACAGAGTCCGCAGATGAGTGTGATTCCTCAGACACTGAAGACACACGCTCAATGTCCTCCTGA